The nucleotide sequence ACGAAGCTGGTGGCGAAGAAGGGGTTTTCCGGAGAGGCGAGCCAATCGGCCAGCACCTCACGGCGGTCCTTGCCGCTCACGTCGGGGGTCTCGCCGCCGAGGAATTTGGGAGCCATGTTGCGGCCGTCGACCGGGTGCTTGGTCTCGCCGCCGCCGGAGTTGAAGATGATCGTCTCGCGGTAATCGTCGCCTTGCTTGCGGCCGATCTGGGCGAAGAAGGCGACGAAGCCGTAGTAGTCGTCCTGGGTCCAGCGGTCGAACGGGTGGTTGTGGCACTGGGCGCACTGAATGCGCATGCCCATGAACACCTGGGCGACGTTCTCGGCCATCAGGAGACGGTCGTTGGTACTCAGGAAGTAATTGGTGGCGGGATTCTGGAAGGTGCCACCGCTGGCCGAGAGCAATTCGCGGGTCATGACGTCCATGGGAACGTCGTTGGAGAGCTGCTCGACGAGCCAGTTGTAGTAGAGGTACATCCCCTTGTATTCGATCTGGTTGGCCACGGTGCGGACCTGGAGCAGCTCGGCCCACTTCTGGACCCAGATCTCGGAGAATTCCTTGCGGGTGAGTAACTCTTCGATGACCTTCGAACGCTTGTCGGGGTCGGAATCGTCGAGGAATGCCTGGTATTCGTCGCGGGTGGGGACGAGGCCGACGAGGTCGAGAGAGACGCGCCGGAGGAACGTCTCATCGGAGCAGACCTCGGAGGGAGCGACCCGGATCTTGCGGAGCTTGTTGGCGACGAGGGTGTCGATGTAATTGGCTTCGGGTTCGTCGGGGTACTCGAATTCGAGGCCCTTGGGCAGAACGAGGAACTGGGAGCCGACGGTGAAGGTTTCGAAGCGGGCCATGATGAAGGCTTCGCCCTGCTCTCCGGCGGTGACGAGGCCGGCACCATCGACCGCGGCCGAGTTGTCGTTGTTGGTGCTGAAGACGGCCAGCGAGGTGACGTCACGGTCGGTGCCGTCGGAGTAAATGGCTCGGACGGTCATCTGCTGGCTTGAGCCCTTGCCGTCAAGCACGGCTCGACTGGGGTAGAGCTGGACGTCGGTGAGGGTGGGCAGTTCCGCGACGGTGTCGTTGGGGGCACCGTTGGCGATCCACTCACGGATCGACGCGTAGAGTTCGCTGTCGGTGGAGAAAAGCTGACCGCCGGAGTGGGGGACAAGTCCGGCCCCTTTTTCCAGGACGGTGCTGGCATCGGGCACGGAAAGGTTGATGCGACGGCCGGGCAGCTCGCGGAGCAGGCGGTGATAGTCGCCTTCGGGATCGAAGCCGAAGAGCGAGAGGCGGAAGCCGTCCTTCCCCCGAGCGGCCCCGTGGCAACCGCCCGAGTTGCAACCGGCCTTCATGAACACGGGCATCACGTCGAGCCGGTAGCTCAAGGGGGGCATCTCGCCGGCCCGGGAGACGGTGACGGGGACCTCGACCTTCTGATCGCCGAGGGAGACGGTCAGGACGGTCGAGCCGTTGGCGACCGGGTGGTAGGTGTGCGACTCGTCAACTCGGACGAGCGAGGGGTCGGCCAGCGCGAAGGAGGCCTCGGAGGTCACGTCGCGGGTGGTGTCGTTGGTGAAGTTGGCCTGAACAACGATCGACTGCCGATCGCGGTCGGTGGAGAGATTGATTTGGGGAGGGAAGACCTGAAGCTCGGCGATCGCCGGCTCCTCGGCCCTGGACATGCCGGTCAGGGCGAGCAGGGCGATGGAGGCGGCGGTCAAGCAGGTCCGGATCGAGGGGGGCATGGCTGGCGTCTCCTGCCGTCGGCTGCGCGGGGCGGTCGGTGATTCGGAATCCATGACGATGATCGATCAGAGGGAAGAGGGTGGCCGGTCGAAGGGCGAAGCGATCCGATCCGATCATTGTTCCGGATCGTCGCCTCCCGCGGTGGATTCGGTACGTTGCTGCTGTTCGAGGCGGAGCTGTTCGAGGCGGTTGAGGGGCTTCTTCGCCTCGGGCTTGGGAGCTTCGGGGGCGGGAGCGGCTTCGGCCTTCGGCGCTTCCTTGGGCAGGGGCTTATCGACCCGAAGCTCGGTGGAGCCGAGGTTGTGGAGGATCGGTTCGCCGTTCTGGGTCACGACGACCTGGCAGAAGAGGTTCTTGTGGGTGCCTTCGGGAGTTTCGGCGGCGGTCTGGATCGGGAAGATGATTTCCTCGGTCTCCTTGGTGATCGTCGTCGGCTCGACGGTCGCGGCGTTGGGCAGGCCGACGAGGGTGACGGTTGCTTCGCCGTCGAACGGAGTGATCTGATTGACCTTCACGAGCAAGGGGGCTTCGCTGCCTTGTTCGGCGGCGGCCCGCTCGAACTCAAAGGTCAGGAACTTCTCGGCGATCGTCAGGGGAACGAGCTGAGAGCTGACGGTGACCGGGCCCTTCGGACCGGTCGAGGAGCCGTTGACAACGATCTTCCAGGTCGCCAGCCCGGCGTTGTCGGCGGCATTCAAGGGGATGAGGGCTTCATTCTGCCCTTCGGGAATCGACACGCCACCGGCCGAGCCGATGCCAGGAGGATTCCAGGGGAGGGAAACGGCAATCGGCGCGGTGAACCCTTCGGCGCGGGTGGCCACGACCTTCAACTGCATGGCCCCGTTGCGGACGAGGGGAACCTTCGGCTCGACGACCTCAATGGAGAAGGGGGCTTCCTCGGAAACGCTGACGGCGAGCCGATCGACGGAGCGGGTCCAGAACGGGATGTTGTTGCGTCCCTGAACCAG is from Tautonia marina and encodes:
- a CDS encoding DUF1549 domain-containing protein: MPPSIRTCLTAASIALLALTGMSRAEEPAIAELQVFPPQINLSTDRDRQSIVVQANFTNDTTRDVTSEASFALADPSLVRVDESHTYHPVANGSTVLTVSLGDQKVEVPVTVSRAGEMPPLSYRLDVMPVFMKAGCNSGGCHGAARGKDGFRLSLFGFDPEGDYHRLLRELPGRRINLSVPDASTVLEKGAGLVPHSGGQLFSTDSELYASIREWIANGAPNDTVAELPTLTDVQLYPSRAVLDGKGSSQQMTVRAIYSDGTDRDVTSLAVFSTNNDNSAAVDGAGLVTAGEQGEAFIMARFETFTVGSQFLVLPKGLEFEYPDEPEANYIDTLVANKLRKIRVAPSEVCSDETFLRRVSLDLVGLVPTRDEYQAFLDDSDPDKRSKVIEELLTRKEFSEIWVQKWAELLQVRTVANQIEYKGMYLYYNWLVEQLSNDVPMDVMTRELLSASGGTFQNPATNYFLSTNDRLLMAENVAQVFMGMRIQCAQCHNHPFDRWTQDDYYGFVAFFAQIGRKQGDDYRETIIFNSGGGETKHPVDGRNMAPKFLGGETPDVSGKDRREVLADWLASPENPFFATSFVNRVWAHFFGIGIVEQVDDFRVSNPASNPELLDELARRFTESGYDLKSLVRDICNSRTYQRDTVANESNAHDSVNFARANLRRIKAENLLDVISQVTDTQDKFRGLPLGARAVQIADGRSSNYFLTTFGRATRETVCSCEVKMEPTLSQSLHLLNGSTTNAKIRSSPVLKQLVESDLSPEDLISDLYVRCLSRKPTPEERDQLLPLFGEGSNRQQALEDVFWALLNSREFIFNH